In Cupriavidus taiwanensis, the following proteins share a genomic window:
- a CDS encoding RDD family protein has protein sequence MPAATLDPVPPAASAPAAPPLRRRIACMLYEGVLLFGVLSASTAAYLLVRPLLQKLGADGPLVIQLWSFLVMGLYFTWFWQRNGQTLAMQTWRMRVENAAGLPPRWPQAALRYVLAWLWLPPSAAVGHLLGLVKGPFVGVLCAGLLVWILLAWLDPRRQFLHDRLAGTRLTDLRTRP, from the coding sequence ATGCCCGCTGCCACCCTCGACCCCGTACCCCCTGCCGCGTCCGCGCCGGCCGCACCGCCGCTGCGCCGCCGCATCGCCTGCATGCTTTATGAAGGCGTGCTGCTGTTCGGCGTGCTGAGCGCCTCGACCGCCGCCTACCTGCTGGTGCGGCCGCTGCTGCAGAAGCTGGGCGCGGACGGGCCGCTGGTGATCCAGCTGTGGAGCTTCCTGGTGATGGGGCTGTATTTCACCTGGTTCTGGCAGCGCAACGGCCAGACCCTGGCGATGCAGACCTGGCGCATGCGCGTCGAAAACGCCGCCGGGTTGCCGCCGCGCTGGCCGCAGGCGGCGCTGCGCTACGTGCTGGCGTGGCTGTGGCTGCCGCCGTCGGCTGCCGTCGGCCATCTGCTCGGGCTGGTCAAGGGCCCCTTCGTCGGCGTGCTGTGCGCCGGCCTGCTGGTCTGGATCCTGCTGGCCTGGCTGGATCCGCGCCGCCAGTTCCTGCACGACCGCCTGGCCGGCACGCGCCTGACCGACCTGCGCACCAGGCCATGA
- a CDS encoding DUF3106 domain-containing protein: MAPPLPRPDVLRRRLAALLAGVGAAACWGLLPAPAQAQGASAAVGATAPHPAQPVGAKPAWADLSPVNQRILAPLQPLWDSLPELNRHKWLRIAARYPKYSPAEQARLEARMAEWVRMTPQQRRLARENYQITRSLPTEKKAEAWDKYQQLPEEQKKKLAAADHVPRRPGAVSALPSGKRLPSDTSRQLRHEHKAGAGHAAHPASEGAALPAAAATAVAAASAPAAATPATPASAALPAASAPATAAAQATTEATAAASDATVRQ, from the coding sequence ATGGCGCCCCCGCTTCCCCGCCCCGACGTCCTGCGCCGCCGGCTGGCCGCCCTGCTGGCCGGCGTCGGCGCGGCCGCGTGTTGGGGGCTGCTTCCCGCGCCGGCCCAGGCACAGGGCGCTTCCGCGGCAGTCGGAGCCACCGCCCCCCACCCGGCCCAGCCGGTCGGCGCCAAGCCCGCCTGGGCCGACCTGAGCCCCGTCAACCAGCGCATCCTGGCGCCGCTGCAGCCGCTGTGGGACAGCCTGCCGGAGCTGAACCGCCACAAGTGGCTGCGCATCGCCGCGCGCTATCCGAAATATTCGCCGGCCGAGCAGGCCCGGCTGGAGGCGCGCATGGCGGAGTGGGTCAGGATGACTCCGCAGCAACGCCGGCTGGCGCGCGAAAACTACCAGATCACCCGCTCGCTGCCGACCGAGAAGAAGGCCGAGGCCTGGGACAAGTACCAGCAGTTGCCTGAAGAGCAGAAGAAGAAGCTGGCCGCCGCCGACCACGTGCCGCGCCGCCCCGGCGCCGTCAGCGCGCTGCCCAGCGGCAAGCGCCTGCCCAGCGACACCAGCCGCCAGCTGCGCCATGAACACAAGGCGGGGGCGGGCCACGCTGCCCACCCGGCCAGCGAGGGTGCGGCGCTGCCCGCAGCCGCGGCAACTGCCGTGGCCGCGGCGTCCGCCCCCGCCGCTGCCACTCCGGCAACGCCCGCAAGCGCCGCGCTTCCCGCGGCCAGCGCGCCGGCCACCGCGGCAGCCCAGGCCACCACCGAAGCGACGGCCGCGGCGTCCGACGCGACCGTGCGCCAGTAA
- a CDS encoding DUF3619 family protein, whose protein sequence is MSRNDKEIRERRFAHEVRAALDAGAEALPADISERLAAARRMAVARKKAEAPVLVPQLAMPGAHAPLFDDDASPLHRAGAWLRRLGLVWTLAALGAGLVGIYHWQEQKRIEELADIDAAMLLDDLPPTAYADEGFHVFLKHGQ, encoded by the coding sequence ATGAGCCGAAACGACAAAGAAATCCGCGAGCGCCGGTTTGCGCATGAGGTTCGCGCGGCACTCGACGCCGGCGCCGAGGCCTTGCCGGCCGACATTTCCGAACGGCTCGCCGCCGCGCGCCGGATGGCGGTCGCCCGCAAGAAGGCCGAGGCGCCCGTGCTGGTGCCGCAGCTTGCCATGCCGGGCGCGCACGCGCCGCTGTTCGACGACGACGCCTCGCCGCTGCATCGCGCCGGCGCCTGGCTGCGCCGGCTGGGGCTGGTCTGGACGCTGGCCGCGCTGGGCGCCGGCCTGGTGGGCATCTACCACTGGCAGGAGCAGAAGCGCATCGAGGAGCTGGCCGATATCGACGCCGCCATGCTGCTCGATGACCTGCCGCCCACGGCCTATGCCGACGAGGGCTTCCACGTGTTCCTGAAGCACGGGCAATAG
- a CDS encoding RNA polymerase sigma factor produces MATDQELSAFLASVERRAFKQAVFAVRDDEAALDIVQDAMIKLAEKYGDKGAAELAPLFQRILQNTIHDWFRRQKVRNTWVSLFSSLRDDRDGGDDSDLLETLEAQVGSESAESSADKVERAQVMHIIEQEIQRLPTRQRQAFLMRYWEDMDVAETAAVMGCSEGSVKTHCSRATHTLAQALRARGVRL; encoded by the coding sequence ATGGCCACCGACCAGGAACTGTCCGCCTTTCTTGCCAGCGTCGAGCGGCGCGCCTTCAAGCAGGCCGTATTCGCCGTCCGCGACGACGAGGCGGCGCTGGACATCGTCCAGGATGCCATGATCAAGCTGGCCGAAAAATATGGCGACAAGGGCGCCGCGGAACTCGCACCGCTGTTCCAGCGCATCCTGCAGAACACCATCCATGACTGGTTCCGACGCCAGAAGGTGCGCAATACCTGGGTCTCGCTGTTTTCCAGCCTGCGCGACGACCGCGACGGCGGCGACGACAGCGACCTGCTGGAGACGCTCGAGGCGCAGGTCGGCTCGGAATCGGCCGAAAGCAGCGCCGACAAGGTCGAGCGCGCCCAGGTCATGCACATCATCGAGCAGGAGATCCAGCGCCTGCCCACGCGTCAACGCCAGGCATTCCTGATGCGTTACTGGGAAGATATGGACGTCGCCGAAACCGCGGCCGTGATGGGCTGTTCCGAAGGCAGCGTCAAGACGCACTGTTCCCGTGCCACGCATACACTTGCGCAGGCCCTGCGCGCACGGGGGGTCCGACTATGA
- a CDS encoding acetolactate synthase 3 catalytic subunit codes for MNMPSAEFSHADSNSSAAPEMIGAEILVHALAEEGVEYVWGYPGGAVLYIYDELHKQTKFEHILVRHEQAAVHAADGYARATGKVGVALVTSGPGVTNAVTGIATAYLDSIPMVVITGNVPTHAIGQDAFQECDTVGITRPIVKHNFLVKDVRDLAATIKKAFFIASTGRPGPVVVDIPKDVSRNACKYEYPKSIDMRSYNPVNKGHSGQIRKAVALLQNAERPYIYSGGGVVLANASDELRQLAALTGHPVTNTLMGLGAFPGTHKQFVGMLGMHGTYEANMAMQNCDVLIAIGARFDDRVIGNPSHFTSQARKIIHIDIDPSSISKRVKVDIPIVGNVKDVLQELIAQIKASDVKPKREALARWWEQIEQWRSVDCLKYDRSSEIIKPQYVVEKIWELTHGDAFICSDVGQHQMWAAQFYKFNEPRRWINSGGLGTMGVGLPYAMGIKKAFPEKEVVTITGEGSIQMCIQELSTCLQYDTPVKICSLNNGYLGMVRQWQEIEYDNRYSHSYMDALPDFVKLAEAYGHVGMRVEKSSDVEPALREAFRLKDRTVFLDFQTDPTENVWPMVQAGKGISEMLLGAEDL; via the coding sequence ATGAACATGCCCAGCGCGGAATTCTCCCACGCCGATAGCAATTCATCTGCCGCACCCGAAATGATCGGGGCGGAAATTCTCGTTCACGCACTTGCCGAAGAAGGCGTCGAGTACGTCTGGGGCTATCCCGGCGGCGCAGTGCTGTATATCTACGACGAGCTCCACAAGCAAACCAAGTTCGAGCACATCCTGGTGCGCCACGAGCAGGCCGCGGTCCATGCCGCGGATGGCTACGCACGCGCAACCGGCAAGGTGGGCGTCGCCCTGGTGACCTCGGGTCCCGGCGTGACCAATGCCGTCACCGGCATCGCCACCGCGTACCTCGACTCGATCCCGATGGTGGTGATCACCGGCAACGTGCCGACCCACGCCATCGGCCAGGACGCCTTCCAGGAGTGCGACACCGTCGGCATCACGCGCCCGATCGTCAAGCACAACTTCCTGGTGAAGGACGTGCGCGACCTCGCCGCGACCATCAAGAAGGCGTTCTTCATTGCCTCGACCGGCCGTCCCGGCCCGGTGGTGGTCGACATCCCCAAGGATGTCTCGCGCAATGCCTGCAAGTACGAGTACCCCAAGTCGATCGACATGCGCTCGTACAACCCGGTCAACAAGGGCCACTCGGGCCAGATCCGCAAGGCCGTGGCGCTGCTGCAGAACGCCGAGCGCCCGTACATCTACAGCGGCGGCGGCGTGGTGCTGGCCAATGCCAGCGACGAGCTGCGCCAGCTGGCGGCGCTGACCGGCCACCCGGTGACCAACACCCTGATGGGCCTGGGCGCGTTCCCCGGCACCCACAAGCAGTTCGTCGGCATGCTCGGCATGCACGGCACGTATGAAGCCAACATGGCCATGCAGAACTGCGACGTGCTGATCGCCATCGGGGCCCGCTTCGACGACCGCGTGATCGGCAACCCGTCGCACTTCACCTCGCAGGCGCGCAAGATCATCCATATCGACATCGATCCGTCGTCGATTTCCAAGCGCGTCAAGGTCGATATCCCCATCGTCGGCAACGTCAAGGACGTGCTGCAGGAACTGATCGCCCAGATCAAGGCCAGCGACGTCAAGCCCAAGCGCGAGGCGCTGGCCAGGTGGTGGGAGCAGATCGAGCAATGGCGTTCGGTCGACTGCCTCAAGTACGACCGCAGCTCCGAGATCATCAAGCCGCAGTACGTGGTGGAAAAGATCTGGGAACTGACCCACGGCGACGCCTTCATCTGCTCCGACGTCGGCCAGCACCAGATGTGGGCGGCGCAGTTCTACAAGTTCAACGAGCCGCGCCGCTGGATCAACTCCGGCGGCCTGGGCACGATGGGCGTGGGCCTGCCGTACGCGATGGGCATCAAGAAGGCGTTCCCGGAGAAGGAAGTCGTCACCATCACCGGTGAAGGCTCGATCCAGATGTGCATCCAGGAACTGTCGACCTGCCTGCAGTACGACACCCCGGTGAAGATCTGTTCGCTCAACAACGGCTACCTCGGGATGGTTCGCCAGTGGCAGGAGATCGAGTACGACAACCGCTACTCCCATTCCTACATGGATGCGCTGCCTGATTTCGTCAAGCTGGCCGAGGCCTATGGCCACGTCGGCATGCGCGTCGAAAAGAGCTCCGACGTCGAGCCGGCGCTGCGCGAGGCGTTCCGCCTGAAGGACCGTACCGTGTTCCTGGACTTCCAGACCGATCCCACCGAAAACGTCTGGCCGATGGTCCAGGCCGGCAAGGGCATTTCCGAAATGCTGCTCGGCGCGGAGGACCTGTAA
- the ilvN gene encoding acetolactate synthase small subunit, whose protein sequence is MRHIISVLLENEAGALSRVVGLFSARGYNIETLTVAPTEDSSLSRMTIVTTGSDDVIEQITKHLNRLVEVVKVVDLTEGAHIERELMLVKVRAVGKEREEMKRTADIFRGRIIDVTEKTYTIELTGNGVKLDAFLDAIDRTAILETVRTGGSGIGRGERILKV, encoded by the coding sequence ATGCGACACATCATTTCGGTCCTGCTGGAAAACGAAGCTGGTGCGCTGTCGCGCGTGGTGGGCCTGTTCTCGGCCCGCGGCTACAACATCGAGACGCTGACCGTGGCGCCGACCGAGGACTCCTCGCTGTCGCGCATGACCATCGTCACCACTGGTTCGGATGACGTGATTGAGCAGATCACCAAGCACCTGAACCGCCTGGTCGAAGTGGTCAAGGTGGTCGACCTGACCGAAGGCGCGCACATCGAGCGCGAGCTGATGCTCGTCAAGGTGCGCGCGGTCGGCAAGGAGCGCGAGGAAATGAAGCGCACCGCCGACATCTTCCGCGGCCGCATCATCGATGTCACCGAGAAGACCTACACCATCGAGCTGACCGGCAACGGCGTCAAGCTCGATGCGTTCCTGGACGCGATCGACCGTACCGCCATCCTCGAGACCGTCCGCACCGGCGGCTCGGGCATCGGCCGCGGCGAGCGCATCCTGAAGGTCTGA
- the ilvC gene encoding ketol-acid reductoisomerase — protein MKVFYDKDADLSLIKGKNVTIIGYGSQGHAHALNLKDSGVNVTVGLRKSGASWNKAVNAGLQVKEVAEAVKNADVVMILLPDEQIADVYKNEVHANIKEGAALAFAHGFNVHYGAVIPRADLDVIMIAPKAPGHTVRATYTQGGGVPHLIAVHQNKSGAARDIALSYATANGGGRAGIIETNFREETETDLFGEQAVLCGGTVELIKAGFETLVEAGYAPEMAYFECLHELKLIVDLIYEGGIANMNYSISNNAEYGEYVTGPRVVTEETKKAMKQCLKDIQTGEYAKSFLLENKAGAPTLISRRRLNAEHEIEVVGEKLRAMMPWIAKNKMVDQSKN, from the coding sequence ATGAAAGTGTTTTACGACAAGGACGCCGACCTCTCGCTGATCAAGGGCAAGAACGTCACCATCATCGGCTACGGCTCGCAGGGCCATGCCCACGCGCTGAACCTGAAGGATTCGGGCGTCAACGTGACCGTCGGCCTGCGCAAGAGCGGCGCGTCGTGGAACAAGGCCGTCAACGCCGGCCTGCAGGTCAAGGAAGTGGCCGAGGCTGTCAAGAACGCCGACGTGGTCATGATCCTGCTGCCGGACGAGCAGATCGCCGACGTGTACAAGAACGAAGTGCACGCCAACATCAAGGAAGGCGCCGCGCTGGCCTTCGCCCACGGCTTCAACGTGCACTACGGTGCGGTGATCCCGCGCGCCGACCTGGACGTGATCATGATCGCGCCGAAGGCCCCGGGCCACACCGTGCGCGCCACCTACACCCAAGGTGGCGGCGTGCCGCACCTGATCGCCGTGCACCAGAACAAGTCCGGCGCCGCCCGTGACATCGCGCTGTCGTACGCCACCGCCAACGGCGGCGGCCGTGCCGGCATCATCGAGACCAACTTCCGCGAAGAAACCGAAACCGACCTGTTCGGCGAGCAGGCCGTGCTGTGCGGCGGCACCGTCGAGCTGATCAAGGCTGGCTTCGAGACCCTGGTGGAAGCCGGCTACGCGCCGGAAATGGCCTACTTCGAGTGCCTGCACGAACTGAAGCTGATCGTCGACCTGATCTACGAAGGCGGCATCGCCAACATGAACTACTCGATCTCCAACAACGCCGAATATGGCGAATACGTCACCGGTCCGCGCGTGGTGACCGAGGAGACCAAGAAGGCGATGAAGCAGTGCCTGAAGGACATCCAGACCGGCGAATACGCCAAGAGCTTCCTGCTCGAGAACAAGGCCGGCGCCCCGACGCTGATCTCGCGCCGCCGCCTGAACGCCGAGCACGAAATCGAAGTGGTGGGCGAGAAGCTGCGCGCGATGATGCCGTGGATCGCCAAGAACAAGATGGTCGACCAGTCGAAGAACTGA
- a CDS encoding phosphatidylserine decarboxylase — MNYPHPLIAREGWPFLAGAFVISLLVHASAGFWWALPLWIITVFVLQFFRDPPRPIPSQPNAVLAPADGRIVVVEKTMDPYAKREALKISVFMNVFNVHSNRVSVDGAVEKVEYFPGKFVNADLDKASTENERNAVLIRRAADGQLVTLVQVAGLVARRILCYTKAGDNLSRGQRYGFIRFGSRVDVYLPLDARPRVTIGEKVSASSTILAELDVQ; from the coding sequence ATGAACTATCCTCATCCGCTGATCGCCCGTGAAGGCTGGCCATTCCTGGCCGGCGCCTTTGTCATCTCGCTGCTGGTGCACGCCAGCGCGGGCTTCTGGTGGGCGCTGCCGCTGTGGATCATCACGGTGTTCGTGCTGCAGTTCTTCCGCGATCCGCCGCGTCCGATCCCGTCGCAGCCCAACGCCGTGCTGGCCCCGGCCGACGGCCGCATCGTCGTGGTCGAGAAGACCATGGACCCGTACGCCAAGCGCGAGGCGCTGAAGATCAGCGTCTTCATGAACGTCTTCAACGTGCACTCGAACCGCGTCTCGGTCGACGGCGCGGTGGAGAAGGTCGAGTACTTTCCCGGCAAGTTCGTCAATGCCGACCTCGACAAGGCCTCGACCGAAAACGAGCGCAACGCGGTGCTGATCCGGCGCGCGGCCGACGGCCAGCTGGTGACGCTGGTGCAGGTGGCGGGCCTGGTGGCGCGCCGCATCCTGTGCTACACCAAGGCCGGCGACAACCTCTCGCGCGGCCAGCGCTACGGCTTTATCCGCTTCGGCTCGCGCGTCGACGTGTACCTGCCGCTCGACGCACGCCCGCGCGTGACCATCGGCGAGAAGGTGTCGGCCTCGTCGACCATCCTTGCCGAACTCGACGTGCAGTGA
- the pssA gene encoding CDP-diacylglycerol--serine O-phosphatidyltransferase, with translation MVAFHRRNKRSGSGNVTHLRPFRHNQLRGADDDFDDEAVDDHDIAYQRPRRRGIYLLPNAFTTAALFAGFFAIVQAMNMRFDAAAIAIFAAMVLDGMDGRVARITNTQSAFGEQYDSLSDMTSFGVAPALVMYEWILHDLGKWGWIAAFVYCTCAALRLARFNANIGVIDKRFFQGLPSPAAAALVAGFVWLVIDNKLPVKELWMPWVAFGITLYAGLSMVSNAPFYSGKALDVRYRVPFGMMVLVLVLFVVVSTDPPVALFGLFVAYAISGYVLWAWRAMHGKPALEKKPRE, from the coding sequence ATGGTTGCCTTCCATCGACGTAACAAGCGCAGCGGCAGCGGCAACGTGACCCACCTGCGGCCGTTCCGCCACAACCAGCTGCGCGGCGCCGACGACGACTTCGACGACGAAGCCGTCGACGACCACGATATCGCCTACCAGCGCCCGCGCCGGCGCGGCATCTACCTGCTGCCCAACGCCTTCACCACGGCGGCGCTGTTCGCCGGCTTCTTCGCCATCGTGCAGGCGATGAACATGCGCTTCGACGCTGCCGCCATCGCCATCTTCGCGGCCATGGTGCTCGATGGCATGGACGGGCGCGTGGCGCGCATCACCAATACGCAAAGCGCGTTCGGCGAGCAGTATGACTCGCTCTCGGACATGACCTCGTTCGGCGTCGCGCCGGCGCTGGTGATGTACGAATGGATCCTGCATGACCTGGGCAAGTGGGGCTGGATAGCAGCCTTTGTCTACTGCACCTGTGCGGCACTGCGCCTGGCGCGTTTCAATGCCAATATCGGCGTCATCGACAAGCGCTTCTTCCAGGGTTTGCCGAGCCCGGCCGCGGCGGCGCTGGTGGCCGGCTTCGTCTGGCTGGTGATCGACAACAAGCTGCCGGTCAAGGAGCTGTGGATGCCGTGGGTGGCGTTCGGCATCACGCTGTACGCGGGGCTGTCAATGGTGTCAAACGCGCCGTTCTACAGCGGCAAGGCCCTCGACGTGCGCTACCGCGTGCCGTTCGGCATGATGGTGCTGGTCCTGGTGCTGTTCGTGGTGGTCTCGACCGATCCGCCGGTGGCGCTGTTCGGGCTGTTCGTGGCCTACGCGATTTCGGGCTATGTGCTGTGGGCCTGGCGGGCCATGCATGGCAAGCCGGCGCTCGAGAAGAAGCCGCGGGAATAA
- the lysM gene encoding peptidoglycan-binding protein LysM, with amino-acid sequence MGMFDFIKEAGEKLFGTGEAKAAQAAAAADASAEKVDAANRAAGDAIEAYIRKMGLDATGLMVQVDGSQGLVTVFGVAPDQATREKIILCAGNVEGVDKVEDKMSVNVESAESQWHTVVKGDTLWAIAQAAYGNGAEYNKIFEANKPMLSHPDKIYPGQKLRIPPKG; translated from the coding sequence ATGGGCATGTTCGACTTCATCAAGGAAGCGGGAGAAAAGCTGTTCGGCACCGGCGAGGCCAAGGCCGCGCAGGCAGCGGCCGCGGCGGATGCATCGGCGGAGAAGGTCGATGCCGCCAATCGCGCCGCGGGCGACGCGATCGAGGCCTATATCAGGAAGATGGGGCTGGACGCGACCGGGCTGATGGTGCAGGTCGACGGCTCGCAGGGCCTCGTCACGGTGTTCGGCGTGGCGCCCGACCAGGCCACGCGCGAGAAGATCATCCTGTGCGCCGGCAATGTCGAGGGCGTGGACAAGGTCGAGGACAAGATGTCGGTCAACGTCGAGTCGGCCGAGTCGCAATGGCATACCGTGGTCAAGGGCGACACGCTGTGGGCGATCGCGCAGGCCGCCTACGGCAACGGCGCCGAGTACAACAAGATCTTCGAGGCCAACAAGCCGATGCTGAGCCACCCGGACAAGATCTATCCGGGCCAGAAGCTGCGCATCCCGCCCAAGGGCTGA
- a CDS encoding 2-isopropylmalate synthase: MSDKLIIFDTTLRDGEQSPGASMTREEKIRIARQLERLKVDVIEAGFAASSNGDFEAIRSIAQVVKDSTICSLARANDKDIARAAEALKPANSFRIHTFIATSALHMEKKLRMTPDQVYEQARLAVRFARQFTDDIEFSPEDGSRSDMDFLCRVLEGVIAEGATTINLPDTVGYAVPEGYAGLIRSVRERIPNSDKAVWSVHCHNDLGMAVANSLAAVKLGGARQIECTINGLGERAGNTSLEEVVMAVKTRRDYFDLDVGVDTTQIVPASKLVSQITGFVVQPNKAVVGANAFAHASGIHQDGVLKARDTYEIMRAEDVGWTANKIVLGKLSGRNAFKQRLQELGIELDSESEVNAAFARFKELADQKAEIFDEDIVAIVSNEAQHDANEHFRFISLSQRSETGERPHARVVFSMDGQEQSGEGEGNGPVDATLHAIESRVASGAEMVLYSVNAITGGTEAQGEVTVRLSKAGRIVNGVGTDPDIVAASAKAYLAALNKLHDKAVQKINPQI, encoded by the coding sequence ATGTCTGACAAACTCATCATTTTCGACACCACCTTGCGTGACGGCGAGCAGTCGCCCGGCGCATCGATGACGCGCGAGGAAAAGATCCGCATCGCGCGCCAGCTGGAGCGCCTGAAGGTCGATGTGATCGAGGCCGGTTTCGCCGCGAGCTCCAACGGCGACTTCGAGGCGATCCGCTCGATCGCACAGGTGGTCAAGGACTCCACCATCTGCTCGCTGGCCCGCGCCAACGACAAGGACATCGCCCGTGCCGCCGAGGCGCTGAAGCCGGCCAACTCGTTCCGTATCCACACCTTCATCGCCACCTCCGCGCTGCACATGGAGAAGAAGCTGCGCATGACGCCGGACCAGGTGTACGAGCAGGCGCGCCTGGCGGTGCGCTTTGCGCGTCAGTTCACCGACGATATCGAGTTCTCGCCGGAAGACGGGAGCCGCTCGGACATGGATTTCCTTTGCCGCGTGCTCGAAGGCGTGATCGCAGAAGGCGCGACCACCATCAACCTGCCCGATACGGTGGGCTACGCCGTGCCGGAAGGCTATGCCGGGCTGATCCGCTCGGTACGCGAGCGCATTCCCAACTCGGACAAGGCGGTCTGGTCGGTGCACTGCCATAACGACCTCGGCATGGCCGTGGCCAATTCGCTGGCGGCGGTCAAGCTCGGCGGCGCGCGCCAGATCGAATGCACCATCAATGGCCTGGGCGAGCGGGCCGGCAACACTAGCCTGGAAGAAGTGGTGATGGCGGTGAAGACGCGCCGCGACTATTTCGACCTCGACGTCGGCGTCGACACCACGCAGATCGTGCCGGCTTCGAAGCTGGTGTCGCAGATCACCGGTTTCGTGGTGCAGCCGAACAAGGCCGTGGTCGGCGCCAACGCCTTCGCGCATGCCTCGGGCATCCACCAGGATGGCGTGCTCAAGGCGCGCGACACCTACGAGATCATGCGCGCGGAGGACGTGGGCTGGACCGCCAACAAGATCGTGCTGGGCAAGCTGTCGGGCCGCAATGCCTTCAAGCAGCGACTGCAGGAGCTGGGCATCGAGCTCGACAGCGAGAGCGAGGTCAACGCCGCCTTCGCGCGCTTCAAGGAGCTGGCCGACCAGAAGGCCGAGATCTTCGACGAGGACATCGTCGCCATCGTCTCGAACGAGGCCCAGCATGACGCCAACGAACACTTCCGCTTTATCTCGCTGTCGCAGCGCTCCGAGACCGGCGAGCGTCCGCATGCGCGCGTGGTGTTCAGCATGGACGGCCAGGAGCAGAGCGGCGAGGGCGAGGGCAACGGCCCGGTCGACGCCACCCTGCATGCGATCGAATCGCGCGTGGCCAGCGGCGCCGAGATGGTGCTGTATTCGGTGAACGCCATCACCGGCGGCACCGAGGCCCAGGGCGAAGTCACGGTGCGCCTGTCCAAGGCCGGCCGCATCGTCAACGGCGTGGGTACCGACCCGGATATCGTCGCGGCCTCGGCCAAGGCCTACCTGGCCGCGCTGAACAAGCTGCACGACAAGGCCGTGCAGAAGATCAACCCGCAGATCTGA
- a CDS encoding branched-chain amino acid ABC transporter substrate-binding protein, whose amino-acid sequence MTVAARWRGWLGGLLLAAAAGASAQEPIRLGMIDGLSGPFANAGEAVARNLRLAIERINARGGVKTAEGVRPLELVTFDSKGNVDESLIQLRALTDKRIPFVLQGNSSAVAGALVSAINRHNARQPDARVLFLNYSAVDPSLTNENCSFWHFRFDASADMRMQALTEVIRQDQAVRRVYLIDQDYSFGHQVARSAREMLAARRPDIQIVGDEFHPIGKIKDFAPYIAKIKASGADAVITGNWGNDLTLMVKAAREGGLRAKFYTFYGNGLGAPAAMGDAGVGRVLAVAEWHPNVGGAASDAFYQEFRARYPEPKDDYVHLRMQVMVEMLARAITQAGSTDAVKVARALEHMRYVNDFHEATVRADDHQVLQPLYVSVMERQGGAVRFDNEGSGYGFRTVRKLKAAQTTLPTTCRMERP is encoded by the coding sequence ATGACGGTTGCAGCGCGGTGGCGGGGATGGCTGGGCGGGTTGTTGCTGGCGGCAGCGGCGGGCGCCTCGGCGCAGGAGCCGATCCGGCTGGGGATGATCGATGGACTGTCCGGCCCGTTCGCCAATGCCGGCGAAGCGGTGGCGCGCAACCTGCGCCTGGCGATCGAGCGCATCAACGCGCGTGGCGGCGTCAAGACCGCAGAGGGCGTGCGGCCGCTCGAGCTGGTCACCTTCGACAGCAAGGGCAATGTCGATGAAAGCCTGATCCAGCTGCGCGCGCTGACCGACAAGCGCATCCCGTTCGTGCTGCAGGGCAACAGCTCGGCGGTGGCGGGGGCGCTGGTGTCGGCCATCAACCGCCATAACGCGCGCCAGCCCGACGCGCGCGTGCTGTTCCTGAACTATTCGGCGGTCGATCCCAGCCTGACCAACGAGAACTGCAGTTTCTGGCATTTTCGCTTCGATGCCAGCGCCGACATGCGCATGCAGGCGCTGACCGAGGTCATCCGCCAGGACCAGGCGGTGCGCCGCGTGTACCTGATCGACCAGGACTACAGCTTCGGCCACCAGGTGGCGCGTTCGGCGCGCGAGATGCTGGCGGCGCGCCGGCCCGATATCCAGATCGTCGGCGACGAGTTCCACCCGATCGGCAAGATCAAGGACTTCGCGCCCTATATCGCCAAGATCAAGGCCAGCGGCGCGGACGCCGTCATTACCGGCAACTGGGGCAACGACCTGACGCTGATGGTCAAGGCCGCGCGCGAGGGCGGGCTGCGGGCCAAGTTCTATACCTTCTACGGCAACGGACTGGGCGCGCCGGCGGCCATGGGCGATGCCGGCGTGGGGCGCGTACTGGCGGTGGCGGAGTGGCATCCCAATGTGGGCGGGGCGGCGTCCGACGCGTTCTACCAGGAATTCCGCGCGCGCTATCCCGAACCGAAGGACGACTACGTGCACCTGCGCATGCAGGTGATGGTCGAGATGCTGGCGCGGGCGATCACGCAGGCCGGCTCCACCGACGCGGTCAAGGTGGCGCGCGCGCTCGAGCACATGCGCTACGTCAACGACTTCCACGAGGCCACGGTGCGGGCCGACGACCACCAGGTGCTGCAGCCGCTGTACGTGTCGGTGATGGAGCGCCAGGGCGGAGCGGTGCGCTTCGACAACGAGGGCTCGGGCTATGGCTTCCGCACCGTGCGCAAGCTCAAGGCCGCGCAGACCACGCTGCCGACCACCTGCAGGATGGAGCGTCCGTGA